CTAGTTGGCTGTGCAGCTACACCGAGCTGACGTCAGGGCTTTTATTCCAAAAACAACTGGTAGTACTTATTTTAGGTTCAAATAGAAATTTAAGAAAAACAGTATAAAGCTTTTTAACCTAAATTAGGTTAAcaaaatcagcaaaaaaatCTAGTAGTAATTTTACAGAGAAACACCTTTGTTTCCAAAGATTTGGATTTAATCAACACACCACTGTCTACATCTATTTGTAACCGAAAGTGACTGTCAGGAGCAGGGAGTCTGAAACTTTTGCATTTAATTTGAGGGTGCATTTTTGCTTGTATCGTCGTAGTACTGCAGTTGCTTTAGTGAAAAAATGGCCAGCGGTGGAGGAAACGGCAAGGAAGAGCTTAGCGAACTCTTGCCTGGAGATGTTGTGACTCCTGCAGGCTATTCGGCAAGTTGTGCTTTACCTAGAGGGCTTTCAAGGAAACTAATGTTTTTTCAATTTAGAGGGGAACTGACACTAATAGAAATCCTGGTTTTGGAGCTGGAATGGGTTATGGCACGGGAAGTGGAATGGGAAGTGGAATGGGCTGTGGGATGGGACGGGGATTTTCTATGGGCAGATTTCCCATGTCGAGTTTCGGGCAAGATTTCGGCGCAAATATGCTAGGCCACAGCTCGGGCATGGGAAGTGGGTCCTTTGAAAATGGATTTGACGATAACCCGTATGATGACAGAAACGCTTGTGTCG
The window above is part of the Hermetia illucens chromosome 3, iHerIll2.2.curated.20191125, whole genome shotgun sequence genome. Proteins encoded here:
- the LOC119651885 gene encoding keratin-associated protein 6-2-like, giving the protein MASGGGNGKEELSELLPGDVVTPAGYSRGTDTNRNPGFGAGMGYGTGSGMGSGMGCGMGRGFSMGRFPMSSFGQDFGANMLGHSSGMGSGSFENGFDDNPYDDRNACVGRGWCPGAGMGLPGCSVKDAYTGGHFKLIDCPGDECKQNY